The following nucleotide sequence is from Triticum dicoccoides isolate Atlit2015 ecotype Zavitan chromosome 7B, WEW_v2.0, whole genome shotgun sequence.
cctactaggagtaggtttcccctctttcctagtccaactaggaggggaaaggaaggggaagaggagaagaaggaaaggggggccgggcccccacCCAATNNNNNNNNNNNNNNNNNNNNNNNNNNNNNNNNNNNNNNNNNNNNNNNNNNNNNNNNNNNNNNNNNNNNNNNNNNNNNNNNNNNNNNNNNNNNNNNNNNNNNNNNNNNNNNNNNNNNNNNNNNNNNNNNNNNNNNNNNNNNNNNNNNNNNNNNNNNNNNNNNNNNNNNNNNNNNNNNNNNNNNNNNNNNNNNNNNNNNNNNNNNNNNNNNNNNNNNNNNNNNNNNNNNNNNNNNNNNNNNNNNNNNNNNNNNNNNNNNNNNNNNNNNNNNNNNNNNNNNNNNNNNNNNNNNNNNNNNNNNNNNNNNNNNNNNNNNNNNNNNNNNNNNNNNNNNNNNNNNNNNNNNNNNNNNNNNNNNNNNNNNNcgcctcctctctcttccactaaagcccatgtaggcccattaagcccccggggggttcgagTAACATCCCGGTACTCCCGTAAATGTctgaactcatccgaaaccattccagtgtccaaacataaccttccaatatatcaatcttcatgtctcaaccattttgagactcctcgtcatgtccgtgatcacatccgggactctaaactacctttggtacatcaaaacacataaactcataatactgatcgtcatcgaacgttaagcgtgcggaccctacgggttcgagaactatgtagacatgaccgagactcactttcggacaataaccaatagcggaacctggatgctcatattggttactacatattctacgaagatctttattgatcaaaccgcataacaacatacgttcttccctttgtcaccggtatgttacttgcccgagattcgatcgtcggtatctcaatacctagttcaatctcgttaccggcaagtctctttacttgttccgtaatgcatcatcgcacaattaaatcattagtcacattgcttgcaaggcttatggtgatgtgcattaccgagagggcccagagatacctctccgaaacacggagtgacaaatcctaatcttgatatatgccaacccaacaaacaccatcggagacacctgtagagcaccttataatcacccaattatgttgtgacgtttgatagcacactaagtgttcctccggtattcgggagttgcataatctcatagtcatagtgttggggatataactactgagtataaaccgcccaggaggggccgggttatgctcatcTGTATTGAAGCCCATGAGACAAGGAGTATGGCACTTTACTACAGAGACTTAGAGGCCGcaagcccaagggcggattagggcccatagacatacactacaagaaatatgtcaacttgtgaccaccactattggtcactgaaaggtcatggtttttcatttgcgacctttttgtgaccaaaaacagaaggtcaaaagctggcagtcgtaaactgactatagcgacctttcttctggaatggtcgtagacgtttatgaccaaaatatgtccactgtggcgttttggtcactagcaacctccccaggccacgtaggcatccagcgtggcaagctgatatggcacaagattcagcccggtccaattcggttttctacatgggcttagcccaacaattcggcctttctatatttttttcctgtgcttttattagctacatgggcctgtcccaagaattcggcctttttattttctaggccatggccttttttattttattttttccaaaagatGAGCCAACTAGTGAGATGGGACCCAGTTGTCAGGTTCTAACAAGTGGGTCAGGTTCTAACAAGTGGGTCCCAGTTGTTACTATTATATTCTTCAGATCTCAATTTTCCAGTAAATAAAAAAAATATTTAAATCCGAACAGAGAGAAAACAAAATGCTTCAAACAGAGCACAACTAATCAGGAAAAATATGGTACACATCACGAATACAATCAGAAAGAGCCAAACTTGGCACATTATTATAATCAAACTTGTTCATCCTGGTAACACAGCAAGGATGGTtcatcctggtaacacattattacaGAAAAATATGGTTCACATCAGGTAACACAACTATCACAGTATAACTAGCTCCAGTGCTTCTCCCAACTTGTTCATCCTGGACCTCATGACAAAACATGAATGAAGGCCAGCATCTGCAAGTTATCAAGAAAAATGGTTATAACAAGCAAAATGCGACATTTTTACCATTTAAGCATAGAAGAACAGGGTCAACAACATTTCGATCTTTGAAAATGAACCAGAATTTCAATCTTTGAATAGCAAAAAATTGATATAGTAGATCATTTGTAGTTTAAAACAACCCATAAGGAGTTCAGGTTGCCGGCGGCGCCCGACGTCAACAGCTCGTTCACTGCCTTCGCCGCTGCGTCGCTCAGCCGGCCTTCCAAGGGAGTAGCATGGTGCATCGTGGTGCCTTCATCTGGAGTCGCAAGTCAAAGTTGTGGGCTGCTGCTTTGCTTCCCATATAGCACACCAGGTTCTCCTAAGATAGCGAACTGAAAACACAAAACATGATTAGGGAGTTGGTTCATAAGAAAAGGAATTCATGCACGAATGGCATATACAACTAAAAAACAATCAGGCATCACATATTATTAGAATTTCATATTAGATGGCTGCACGGTAAGTGTTTCTTCATATAAAATAACTAGAATTAGCACCCAACAGGATCCATTCCATGCACAGGATCCTTTGTATGTGGTTGCCATTTTTGTTGCTTTATCACATATTCTGGCAGTAAAGAAAAGCACTTCATTGTCTGAGGCATTAAGATCATTAACCAAACAACTCAGATCAGGTCAAATCATCAAACCAACTCAGAAGAGGGCAAGATCATCAATTCGGGATTGTAGACATGAACATCTCTAGAGAGCACATGTACAGAATTAAATGTTGGTGAAATGATCATTCGATGGTACACTACAAGAATCAAACAACACGCTGTATTTTAGTTGAGCTATATGGTGAATAGTTCATCAACTAGGCTGGGGCGAACAAGCATAAATGCACATATGGTGGGGCATAATAACAGGGCAGTACAGATCGGTATTTGAGCAAAGGTGTATCACAAAATAACAACCAATAAACAAAGGGTAGCACACAAATTTTGCTGCATCATACATTCTGAAAATGTGATATGTCATTTACTGCTGTGCAAGGGAGCAAAACCAACATGTAGAGAAGGGACTCGATCTGGTTGTCCCAGCTCACCATTCCCGTTGCCATACATCAAACATCTAGCTCCCCTTGGAACAGGTTCAGAAATCAGATGGTTCTTTGGTCAGCTACCATGGAGGGATAAGTATGTGCCATGAGATCGACGAGGAATAACTAGGGAAGGAGTTACCTTTGTGAAGCATGAATGGACAGAGAGCAGTGCACGCCATCACAAAGGTCTTGAGCACGGCGCTGCGTGGGTTCTTCACCTTCTTCAAGATCCCCAGCACCACCTTCTCCCTGCCAATCAGCACTCGCGGACAGAACagaacattcatggcatagttcagGTGTTCGGTAGCAAAACATAACATGATATCTCTACTATCTAAAAGAAACGTAGCgttccgtttcccctcttacgtTCGTCAAGCCTCTCGTACGACCCCTCCCACACCGATTTTTTCCTCCCGTTCCGACCCACCTATCGTCCCACTCGATTTTCTTTCCCCCCCTACCGGTTTTCTCCCTCACAGTTTTCTCCCTCCTCTGGCTTGCATCTCACGCCGGCGTCCAGCGCCACCGATGCCGATCTCCAGCCTTTGTCCGGTAACCCCTCCCGTGCGCCTTATCTCTCTTCTTCTCCCTTCTCCCTTCCCGACCTCTCTCACAAATCTTGCCTCAGGCCCATGGATCCCGATGTGGAGCTCCACTGCGGCCCGATCTGACGTGGGAGCGGCCAGATCCGTGCGTCTCCGCCTCGCTCCGCGCGCCTCCATGGTCTGTCGTCTTCTCGAGCGCCGGTGCCGCGCTCAGCCGCCGCCGTCCCATGCCATGGTTGCCTCCCTCCAGAACGACCTGCCATGGCCGCCTCCCTGCCTCTCCCGCAAGTGGGCCTCTGCACGACCAGATCCGTTCCTCTGCGCCTCGCTCCGCGCGCCATGATGGTCCTCCGTCTTCCCGAGCGCCGGCGCCgtgcgcagccgccgccgccccatgcCATGGTCGCCTTCCTCCAGAACGCCGTGCCATGGCCGCCTCCTTGCCTCTCCCGCAAGTGGGCCTCTGCGCCCCCGGCCTAGGAGATTAATGGAGGGCGCTGCCGACGTCGGGACATGCCTCGGTTCACCTGCTTCCTGatgtccaattattttttgttgtTGCTATATTCAACCTCATCTCTGAAAGCCTACACCTTCCTGCGTTGTTGCTATATTCACGAGTTTGACAGGAGAAGGGACTGAGGCATACAGTAGGCAGAACAGTGGAACAAAACTCAGCTTCAATTAATCGACATGGTACCTTGCTCTCACCTTTTCTCCATATTTGTACAATACATCTATCTACTTTACCTGCCGCTCACGCCCAGAACAGATGCATCAGTTAGCCTTCAATCTTCTTGTTTTTGGGGAGATCTATGATCTTATTTGGATGGCTATGTAGGTGTTCGCAAATGGAAAGTCGTTCCTGCTGCTACAGTTCATTGGTTCAAGTCCGACACTGAGCTCACAATGGACGTTGAGTTGGTGGACACAATGGACAATAAGCCCATGAAGCTCCAGAAGTCCAGATTTGGATACGGTATTTCCCTTTCTATCTAAAATCTACCATAGAAATTTGTACTAGCTGCATATACATCAAAAGAGGTGGCACACTTGAAACTACTTCAggaacagtttagttgtcaaaggcaAATAACCATCTTTAGTGGTCGTTACATTAAACCTAGGACGAGATGCATATAGAGTTCTGTTATGACTACTACGATACAGATGTCAACGCAAAGTATTTCGTCTTTTCTATGAAAAGGTTTACATTATAAGGATAATCGAGTATAATAATATGGATGAAAATATTGCTCTCCTGCTAGGTCTTAGAAGTTAGAATCCACAAAGTTAGGTTAATTATAGTAATTATGACCCCACTTATGCCTTCTCTTTACGCATTAAGATGTGTCGCTCCTTTAAAAAAATAAGATATTGATTCTTGTGTTTTGAAGTCTTGGATGTGACtaattgtatgacatgccgatatcTGGCGAGCCTGGTGTGTTCTGTTTTCTCACACCCGCCGCCGTCGCACAAGGTGATTGTTGGACGTGAGCGAGCTTCAGGAGCACTTCCTACAGGTTGTCGGCCGTTCACAAGTACTTCCTTTCAAGCCGAATGGGCTCTTTAGTAAGATGCATCATCTTTTTTGAATGGAACAAGATTGACCATATTGTTTGAAGTGAAAAAGATTCATTATGATCTACCCATTACTTGATTTGAAGTTTTCAACTGCTAGATGTAGGAGGAGGCAGTAGTGGCTGGAATCTTGGTGCTAAATGACACATACTGTCCTCACCCGATTTTTAAGAGGAAAAAAAACCCAAAGAACAAATACTCATTCAAACATTTTTTGATTCAGTGCTCCATGAGCATTTTATCTATCATTTGTTTTAAAATTTTGAGTTTTCAGGTCTAAAATGGTTCATCCCCTTTTGTGGTTGCAGTTTTACTGATATGGACACACCACCTTCTCAGGTCTAAAATTTTGAGTTTTCAGGTCTAAAATGTAACTGATGTAAAGATTTGTCCATCCCTTGGTTAGTCTTTTGATCTACTGGTATTTTATGAGGCTTGGCTTTTTGAAATAAAAAAATTTGCTTAGATTTTGACCTTTGTTGTATGCGTGATGGCAGACAGAATCCGACTTTTTTTCCAGCTGGTGCACTGAGGGAGGCGTTTGATGTAGCAACTGTAAGTATCGAACCTAATGAACTTCCTTTTAATTATTTTTGTGTGGTTTCACCTCTTACACGCTCTGTTAATTTCTTAGATTTATACAAGTTTGTCGTCGAGGAGTGTAGCTTGTAATCGAAGTTGGCGCTACAAAGCTTGTTCTCAAAACCGACAACCAACTTATGGCGCAGGTTATTAACTCAGATGTTATCGACCGATCCAGGTTTGGTCCTCTTGTCTAGGAGATAAAGAAGATGATGTGAGGCATCGACGAGTTCTGAGTGGCTTGGGCCAGGAGAATAGCAAACAAAGCTGCTCAGATCTTAGCTAGGGAGGGTTGCCTTTTAATGCAAAACTTGGTTTAGTGTTTCTACAGATTGTATTCAAGATGTTGTACTGGCGGATAATGCCATGAACTAAATAATAACAAGGCATCAATTTCCTTTAAAAAGTATGTTATCTTATAGCAGGTGCATCGTATCAAAGATACATATTTCATGCAATTAATGTTGAACCACTAGAATACTTatgttcccgttgcaacgcacggacaattTCCTAGTATACTAAACAACTTGAACTGGTAATACACAACTAAATTGGCTATTAAGCAAGTTCAGGTTTCTTATCCAAACAAGGATGAGAAATCTGCTCCTAAAATAACAATGCTATGTGCAGACTTGGAGAATGACATGAAAGGCTATTTACTACTCCATAAGTACACAAGTAGTATTTGCATCAGTACAGCTACACTAGCACATATTAGCAAATTATAGGCAAGTTTgtggtttcaaaaaaaaaagtctGCAACAGATATATTTTCGGGCAATACATGTTCACAGGGACCATAGCACCTACGCAGCAATGATTTCTTTTCCGATTTTGCTGCTGCGCTTCATCCTTTTCAAATTCTGGGCACCCTGAGCCAAAGAAACAACTGGTATAAGAATATGCATTAAGACGCGAAAGATAACTGTACTTTTTTGTGTGAGAAAAGATAACTAGAGTTAGCTAGCAAGCATCAAATTTTGTTCAAGTTAGTCTCGTCAATATATGTCCTTGTGCAATGCACAATGAACATGAAAATTAGCATCAGAGCTAAGTCAGAGACAACTAAAACATGACATTCTTTCGCAGAGTACAACATGAACGCATACTGCATACGCACTTCTGCAGAAGCTAGAGACAACCAACGTTTTACACAGTATAAATAAATGAGTTCCCACCTCAGCATTACATCAAAGTTTTACACAGTATAAATAAATGAGTTCCCACCTCAGCATTACATCAAACACGTGGTACACACAACATTCCTCTATGCTTAACACAACCAATTAAGTAACTATGCTTTTAAATAAGCTACTTCTTTTTCGGAGCACACATGAGCACCCTGTGTGTGTGATTAGCTCTCGGGGGTTAAATAGTACATGCTCGATTGCAGAGACCAGACATCCATTACATGTAAGGCAATAGCAGGTATATACTGATCTGCCATGAGAGGTTCAATCTATGCACCTCGTGGTCAAATATCAACAGTGCATGATACACATTATAAACTCTAAAGTTGTGCTAAAACTGGACGTATAAACTCAAATAGAGTCCATTGATTAGTGATTATTGTATGAAAGTTCCTGCCTAAGCCCTGCATAGCCACATAGGCAGATCAATGATGATATAAATTACAGAGGAAAATAGAGCATCTTGTTCGGTGGTAAGGCAGTAAACAAGGCGGGGAAGGCAGAGGAGGGAGCAGGGGAACGACCTTCTGTGGCGCATCGTCATGGTCGGGCTGGACGACGCCGTCATGGTCGAGCTCGAGGTTGGACTCGACATCTCCTCGTCAAGCTcgtcgggctcgggggtggggtcaCGCATGTCAtggtcgtcttcctcctcgtcctTGTCATCGATGTCGTCCATGGAGGTCGCCTTCCGGTTCAAATCCAACCCAAAAAAGGGGATCAGACAAGGAAGTAGAGAGAGGATCGGGGCcgaggaaggggaaggggaagtCGAGTGGGAGAAGGGGTACCTTGAGGACGTCGGCCATGGTGTGCCTAGCAGGGCGTGGATCCAGCTCAACGACGGCGCGGATCTGGAAGGCCCTCGGTGGCCGTGGCGGATCTGGCCGTGGACGGACCTCGTCGGCTCGATCTGGCAACATGGGAGAGATGGAGAGGTATGGCTGCATCTTGTCAGTGGTCGGAGACCTGCGCGGAGAACGCGGAGGCGaggacggaggcggcggtggcgatgaGGTGGTCACGGAGTGGGTGGTCGATGGGGAAGGCGATGAGCGAGGCGATGAGGAGCAGGCGCGCGGGCGTGAACGGCGGGAGGAGCGCCTtgaggtgggaggggaggggaggtcgCGGCGGCCGTCGTAGGGTGCGGTGGCGGCGACAGTCCAATGGGGGGAGAGGGAAGAGGGGTTAGGGTTTGGGATGCAGGTCGTGAGGGGAGGAGTGGTgtgcgggggagagggggagagggggaggagtgGTGTGCGGTGGGTGAGTGGTGGCAttcggtcactgacaggtgggcccgcgaGGAACTAGTCCCACATGACAGTGTCCTTAacagcatgtggtgtaggtgaaGGGAGCTGCTTCCGGCTGGGTGTGGGTGGGGAGAGGGTGAGGGGTGTGGGCCATTGGATCTGGCAGTATCCGACGGTCTCTACTGTTTGATCCGCGTGACATGCTCATAGACCAATCAGAACGAAGTGCAGGCTTTGATgacgttatgaccatctaaaatgatcgtaatcaattttccattttttgaatgcccAAAACGAGTTTATTGTGTGAAGGATGTACCATATATTAGTTGCAAAATTggatcaaatcaattttataaaatattaaaacatatttaatgcacaattaaccaaatagttgggtgtcaaaagtttcgacccacctctggtgaaaaacacaaatttccgctgattcagctggaagcgggtcaaatttaaactgcagctgcctcgtaatttgctctttatttttttcaaaaatcatttctagatacataagtatctatttaatcagagaaacatcgaaagttttccaatattcaacccctagctaggaacgatcaagcccgccattttgaccgcattttgaaacatgcataaaaaattcataaaaaaacaaaaaattgggaaaccttctcattgtgtcattatatgtgaccaagtttccaggaaaaataataaacttgtaatacggcaattattttaaaaaagtgttctaaaaaatgagctatcatgcgtgaagattcatggctttcaagccaaatgattgaTCTTATGGCCACACTCatggaatagtttgttcaaatgatctcatatcgtgcacaagagtgcatcttggaattccaaacaatgttgcctaagaaacttttcattttctttggacgaaaaattcattttccattttttcgagtgcccaaaatgagtttttttgtgaaggacctaccatatatttgttgcaaaattggacctaatcaattttataaaatactaggccatatataatgcacaattgacaaaatggttgggtgccaaaagttttgatccacctctggtgaaaaagacaaattcccgttgatttagttggaagcgggtcaaatttgaactgtagctacctcgtagtttgctctttattttttccaaaaatcatttctaggtacataagtatctatttcatcagagaaacacaaaaaaaattccaagattcaaccactagctaggaacggtcatttcccgccattttgaccgcattttgaaacgggcataaaaaattcaaaaaaaatcaaaaaattgggaaaccttcgcattgtgtcattatatgtggccaagttcccaggaaaaataataaacttgtaatactgcaattattttaaaaaagtgttctcagaaccgagctatcacgtgtggagatcaatggctttcaagccaaatgatcaatcttatggccgcattcatggcatagcttgttcaaatgatctcatattgtgcacaagggtgcatattgaaatggcaaacaatgttgcctaaggaagttttctttttctttggacgaaagaaccattttccattttttgagtgcccgaaaggaggttttcttgtgaaggacttcccaaataattgttgcaaaattggaccaaatcatttttctaaaatactaggccatatttaatgcacaattgaccaaatggttgggtgtcaaaagtttttatccacctctggtgaaaaagataaattcccgtcgattcagttggaagcgggtcaaatttgaactgcagctgcctcgtagtttgctctttattttttccaaaaatcatttctaggtacataagtatctatttaattagagaaacaccaaaaaaattccaagattcaaccactagctaggaacggtcattcccgccgttttgaccgcattttgaaacgggcataaaaaatcaaaaaaaatcaaaaaattggaaaaccttcgcattgtgtaattatatgtgaccaagtttccagaaaaaataataaacatgtaatacagtaattattttaaaaaagtgctctcagaaatgagctatcaagtgtgaagatccatggctttcaagccaaatgatcaatcttatggccacattcatggcatagtttgttcaaatgatataatattatgcacaagggtgcatcttggaattccaaacaatgttgcctaagggagttttcattttctttgcacggaaaattcattttccattttccgagtgcctgaaatgagtttttttttgtgaaggacgtaccatatatttgttgcaaaattggacctaattaattttataaaatactaggccatatttaatgcacaattgacaaaatggttgggtgtcaaaagttttaatCCACCTCTGGTGAAGAAGACAAATTCAtgtcgattcaggtggaagcgggtcaaatttgaactgcagctgcctgatagtttgctctttattttttttccaaaaatcatttctaggtaaataagtatctatttaatcagaaatacatggtttgatggcgagacatcgaggtttggacggtggctgagggccccaactctagagcgcgtaagctcgcatggctgccacgtggtcaccgcgtgaccgtggcattgccatgtgttctgggcggcctaggcatgtctactgggttgggcactccccagttaggtgctaggaataaaatcacaacataagattctcacgaggagaccgatcgatgctcaaacatgaataagcagccaagcgtttgttttgcggtacgggaaatgcacatggctaatgggcgtgagttttggctgaggatgatcggttactaagaagaccgtcttcacaaattttcacctcaaaaggaggagcctaggtggtacttgctttgcaaagtaccacactggacataaatacgaatgttgaagctgtgctcaaaataatgaatggattgagctggcatttggtggaggatggttatttgggcataggaaagcactgtagaaaatggataccatttggacatgccaaagtggtacttccttcacaaagtgctgctttgaacaggataggaaaatgaatattgttgagttatttttgaactaggtaaGGAAGGTTTttaacatatttgatgaagatatgatccaaataaTTTATGAGAATGTTTTGGGAATTTttgaaataacagaaatataggttgcttcacaacctagggcaaaaattgacacatggacatgacacataggcaaaactgatgagatggcacctagtcatcacaacccaccacaatctacaaggctatgaccatctatattggtcgttaacaactataaataaggcagcagaccagccctgtttgctttgtgaccatttcgtgtaaggaaattacgacctttctgaccaaaatggtcgcaatggtttagggtttggagccccccgaacagcttttgaccaattggtctcaaatggtcatatatCTATGAgcaattcttctagggtcactgacagaaggtcactagttgacatatttcttgtagtgataaaccaccatgagatatgtaacttgtgttgtaagataggaaaggtagaaaccgagccgggcacGTGTATGAACCGGCCTCggtattctgtaaaccgccgggcatcaacctgtgtatataaagggacgaccgagtggcggttcagggacaagaaacaacaactcgagagataggtaaagcggatttgctccctgctcatcgagaccccatcaattccacctcaactggatcgtaggcttttaccttcaccgcaaggggccgaaccagtataaactccccgtgtcctttgtccggtttaacccctttacgataatctcgttgcgatggctccacgactaagtcctttcactaggacatttgACGTGTTAAtttcacaacagttggcgcccaccatggggctatcgc
It contains:
- the LOC119337689 gene encoding uncharacterized protein LOC119337689 isoform X1, with translation MQPYLSISPMLPDRADEVRPRPDPPRPPRAFQIRAVVELDPRPARHTMADVLKATSMDDIDDKDEEEDDHDMRDPTPEPDELDEEMSSPTSSSTMTASSSPTMTMRHRRVPRI
- the LOC119337689 gene encoding uncharacterized protein LOC119337689 isoform X2, translated to MQPYLSISPMLPDRADEVRPRPDPPRPPRAFQIRAVVELDPRPARHTMADVLKATSMDDIDDKDEEEDDHDMRDPTPEPDELDEEMSSPTSSSTMTASSSPTMTMRHRRA